A part of Streptomyces sp. DSM 40750 genomic DNA contains:
- the rplJ gene encoding 50S ribosomal protein L10 produces MARPDKAAAVAELAEQFRSSNAAVLTEYRGLTVAQLKTLRRSLGENAQYAVVKNTLTKIAANEAGISTLDDLFNGPTAVAFVTGDPVESAKGLRDFAKDNPNLVIKGGVLDGKALSADEIKKLADLESREVLLSKLAGAFKGKQSQTAQLFQALPSKLVRTVDALRAKQDEQGGAE; encoded by the coding sequence ATGGCAAGGCCCGACAAGGCTGCCGCGGTGGCCGAGCTCGCGGAGCAGTTCCGCAGCTCGAACGCCGCCGTGCTGACCGAGTACCGGGGTCTCACCGTGGCGCAGCTCAAGACGCTGCGTCGTTCGCTCGGTGAGAACGCCCAGTACGCCGTGGTGAAGAACACGCTGACCAAGATTGCGGCCAACGAGGCCGGGATCTCGACGCTCGACGACCTGTTCAACGGTCCGACGGCGGTCGCCTTCGTCACCGGTGACCCGGTGGAGTCGGCGAAGGGTCTTCGTGACTTCGCCAAGGACAACCCGAACCTCGTCATCAAGGGCGGTGTCCTTGACGGCAAGGCGCTGTCCGCCGACGAGATCAAGAAGCTTGCGGACCTCGAGTCCCGCGAGGTTCTGCTCTCCAAGCTGGCGGGTGCCTTCAAGGGCAAGCAGTCCCAGACTGCTCAGCTCTTCCAGGCGCTTCCCTCGAAGCTCGTCCGCACCGTGGACGCTCTTCGCGCCAAGCAGGACGAGCAGGGCGGTGCCGAGTAA
- the rplL gene encoding 50S ribosomal protein L7/L12: protein MAKLSQEDLLAQFEEMTLIELSEFVKAFEEKFDVTAAAAVAVAAPGAPGAPAEAAEEQDEFDVVLTGAGDKKIQVIKVVRELTSLGLKEAKDLVDGAPKPVLEKVAKEAAEKAAESLKAAGASVEVK, encoded by the coding sequence ATGGCGAAGCTCAGCCAGGAAGACCTGCTCGCGCAGTTCGAGGAGATGACCCTCATCGAGCTCTCCGAGTTCGTGAAGGCCTTCGAGGAGAAGTTCGACGTCACCGCCGCCGCCGCGGTCGCCGTCGCCGCCCCGGGTGCCCCCGGCGCCCCGGCCGAGGCCGCTGAGGAGCAGGACGAGTTCGACGTCGTCCTCACCGGCGCCGGCGACAAGAAGATCCAGGTCATCAAGGTCGTGCGTGAGCTGACCTCCCTGGGTCTGAAGGAGGCCAAGGACCTCGTGGACGGCGCCCCGAAGCCCGTTCTCGAGAAGGTCGCCAAGGAGGCCGCCGAGAAGGCTGCCGAGTCCCTCAAGGCCGCCGGCGCCTCCGTCGAGGTCAAGTAA